A region of Panicum virgatum strain AP13 chromosome 8N, P.virgatum_v5, whole genome shotgun sequence DNA encodes the following proteins:
- the LOC120685053 gene encoding uncharacterized protein LOC120685053 has product MVLKRSVVKGKADEAAIGEIEVHGWKSGPSASRTASDVQERAADEPAVKSVRIRKRSATSAGSSDSNPDALGIDDSEKGIYDALKKIAELPPSLSRGGDRLVDSTTGTVDSQALGEADGKSLAAGTDKQSEDRPKSPSATVIVDPSLQDVVQQEAEKPVEGSTAYAQEILGCHASLLLEKVATLERSSQEQSEKIKRLEARVEALEQDNSALKDNTSKLQEKVKATAKEKKELKSLLLRKDNEVTDLTNIVYRHADAVEKLTKIKDDADKQMVSDMKQIR; this is encoded by the exons ATGGTGCTGAAGAGATCTGTTGTGAAGGGAAAGGCGGATGAAGCTGCCATTGGCGAGATAGAAGTCCATGGGTGGAAGTCGG GTCCTTCGGCAAGTCGGACGGCATCGGACGTccaggagcgggcggcggatgAACCGGCCGTCAAATCTGTGAGGATTCGGAAAAGGAGTGCCACTTCTGCTGGGAGTAGTGATAG caATCCGGATGCTCTCGGGATTGATGACTCGGAGAAGGGTATTTACGATGCCCTAAAGAAGATTGCCGAGTTGCCTCCCAGTCTGTCACGGGGAGGTGATCGGTTGGTTGATTCTACCACCGGGACGGTAGACAGTCAGGCCCTTGGTGAGGCGGACGGGAAGTCCCTTGCCGCCGGCACTG ATAAGCAGTCTGAGGATCGGCCGAAGAGTCCTTCGGCCACTGTCATAGTTGATCCCTCCTTGCAGGATGTGGTGCAGCAGGAGGCGGAGAAGCCAGTCGAGGGATCGACTGCTTATGCCCAGGAGATTTTGGGTTGCCATGCCTCCCTTCTT CTTGAGAAGGTGGCTACTCTTGAGAGGTCTTCTCAGGAGCAGTCAGAAAAGATCAAGCGGTTGGAGGCTCGGGTGGAGGCTTTGGAGCAGGACAATTCTGCTCTTAAGGATAACACCTCCAAGCTGCAGGAGAAGGTCAAGGCTActgccaaggagaagaaag AGCTTAAGAGCTTGTTGTTGCGAAAGGATAATGAGGTGACTGATCTGACCAATATTGTGTATCGTCACGCagatgctgtggagaagctgaccaagatcaaAGATGATGCTGACAAGCAGATGGTTAGTGATATGAAGCAGATCAGGTAA